One window of Burkholderia thailandensis E264 genomic DNA carries:
- the cyoB gene encoding cytochrome o ubiquinol oxidase subunit I produces the protein MFGKLTLSAIPFDQPIIMGAAALMALVALSVVGALTYTKRWKWLWCEWLTSVDHKKIGVMYIVVAVLMLLRGFADAVMMRLQLALAYNGPGYLPPHHYDQIFTAHGVIMIFFMAMALLVGLFNLIVPLQIGARDVAFPFLNSLSFWMTAVAALLMNVSLVVGEFAQTGWLAYPPLSELQFSPGVGVDYYLWALQISGVGTLITAINFFVTIIRMRAPGMTLMKMPVFTWTALCSNVLIMATFPILTVALALLALDRYLGMHFFTNDAGGNAMVYLNLIWAWGHPEVYILVLPAFGIYSEVIATFSKKPLFGYKTMVYASCVIMVLAFLVWLHHFFTMGSGANVNAFFGIMTMVIAIPTGVKIFNWLFTMYRGRIEFTAPVLWTIGFMVTFTLGGMTGVMMAIPGADFVLHNSLFLIAHFHNAIIGGVVFGYLAGFHYWFPKAFGFKLDEKLGKRAFWFWFIGFYVSFVPLYVLGFMGMTRRLNHYDNPAWHPWLIVAACGVALIAIGVLHQVAQVWVAVRKRNEPGYLDTTGDPWNGRTLEWATSSPPPVYNFAVIPTVHALDELAYRKEHGLDVGNGRKIVYQDIHMPSNTGAGFVIGMLSLVLGFALVWHIWWLAIASFAGIVATVILYSAGDNDGYYIPAETVRKIEEKRAGARMPAQPAEVELEVN, from the coding sequence ATGTTCGGTAAATTGACGCTTTCGGCGATCCCGTTCGATCAGCCGATCATCATGGGCGCGGCCGCGCTCATGGCGCTCGTCGCGCTGTCTGTCGTCGGCGCGCTCACCTACACGAAGCGCTGGAAATGGCTGTGGTGCGAATGGCTCACGTCGGTCGACCACAAGAAGATCGGCGTGATGTACATCGTCGTCGCGGTGCTGATGCTGCTGCGCGGCTTCGCGGACGCGGTGATGATGCGCCTGCAGCTCGCGCTCGCGTACAACGGCCCCGGCTATCTGCCGCCGCACCACTACGATCAGATCTTCACCGCGCACGGCGTCATCATGATCTTCTTCATGGCGATGGCGCTCCTCGTCGGGCTCTTCAACCTGATCGTGCCGCTGCAGATCGGCGCGCGCGACGTCGCGTTCCCGTTCCTCAATTCGCTGAGCTTCTGGATGACGGCCGTCGCTGCGCTGCTGATGAACGTGTCGCTCGTCGTCGGCGAGTTCGCGCAGACGGGCTGGCTCGCGTATCCGCCGCTGTCGGAGCTGCAGTTCAGCCCGGGCGTGGGCGTCGACTACTATCTGTGGGCGCTGCAGATATCCGGCGTCGGCACGCTGATCACCGCGATCAACTTCTTCGTGACGATCATCCGGATGCGCGCGCCCGGCATGACGCTGATGAAGATGCCCGTGTTCACGTGGACCGCGCTCTGCTCGAACGTCCTCATCATGGCGACGTTCCCGATTCTCACGGTCGCGCTCGCCCTCCTCGCGCTCGACCGCTACCTCGGCATGCACTTCTTCACGAACGACGCCGGCGGCAACGCGATGGTGTATCTGAACCTGATCTGGGCGTGGGGTCATCCGGAGGTGTACATCCTCGTGCTGCCCGCGTTCGGCATCTATTCGGAAGTGATCGCGACGTTCTCGAAGAAGCCGCTGTTCGGCTACAAGACGATGGTGTACGCCTCATGCGTGATCATGGTGCTCGCGTTCCTCGTGTGGCTGCACCACTTCTTCACGATGGGCTCGGGCGCGAACGTGAACGCGTTCTTCGGGATCATGACGATGGTGATCGCGATTCCGACCGGCGTGAAGATCTTCAACTGGCTGTTTACGATGTATCGCGGCCGCATCGAGTTCACCGCGCCCGTGCTGTGGACGATCGGCTTCATGGTGACGTTCACGCTCGGCGGGATGACGGGCGTGATGATGGCGATTCCCGGCGCGGACTTCGTGCTGCACAACAGCCTGTTCCTGATCGCGCACTTCCACAACGCGATCATCGGCGGCGTGGTGTTCGGCTATCTCGCCGGCTTTCACTACTGGTTCCCGAAGGCGTTCGGCTTCAAGCTCGACGAGAAGCTCGGCAAGCGCGCGTTCTGGTTCTGGTTCATCGGCTTCTACGTGTCGTTCGTGCCGCTTTACGTGCTCGGCTTCATGGGGATGACGCGCCGCCTGAATCATTATGACAACCCCGCCTGGCATCCGTGGCTCATCGTCGCCGCGTGCGGCGTCGCGCTGATCGCGATCGGCGTGCTGCATCAGGTCGCTCAGGTCTGGGTTGCGGTGCGCAAGCGCAACGAGCCCGGCTACCTCGACACGACGGGCGACCCGTGGAACGGCCGCACGCTCGAATGGGCGACGTCGTCGCCGCCGCCCGTCTACAACTTCGCGGTGATCCCGACCGTGCACGCGCTCGACGAGCTCGCGTACCGCAAGGAGCACGGCCTCGATGTCGGCAACGGCCGGAAGATCGTCTATCAGGACATCCACATGCCGTCGAATACGGGCGCGGGCTTCGTCATCGGCATGCTCAGCCTCGTGCTCGGCTTCGCGCTCGTATGGCACATCTGGTGGCTCGCGATCGCATCGTTCGCCGGCATCGTCGCGACGGTGATCCTGTACAGCGCGGGCGACAACGACGGCTATTACATCCCGGCCGAAACGGTCCGCAAGATCGAGGAGAAGCGCGCCGGCGCGCGCATGCCGGCGCAGCCGGCCGAAGTCGAACTGG
- the sufU gene encoding Fe-S cluster assembly sulfur transfer protein SufU: MNPTASPTVPSDAQSTLYQELVVEHKRAPRHFGKLAAPTHEARGHNPQCGDDLKVQLRIEGDRIGDIRFDGHGCAICIASASMMTEAVIGRDIEAARELQRRFRAVLTGQAGHDEAYLGKLASLAAVQRYPSRIKCALLGWHALAHALDTRVAAPSDAEPSAS, encoded by the coding sequence ATGAATCCCACTGCGTCCCCCACCGTTCCAAGCGACGCGCAAAGCACGCTCTATCAGGAGCTCGTCGTCGAGCACAAGCGCGCGCCGCGCCACTTCGGCAAGCTCGCCGCGCCGACGCACGAAGCGCGCGGACACAATCCGCAATGCGGCGACGACCTGAAAGTCCAGTTGCGCATCGAAGGCGACCGGATCGGCGACATCCGCTTCGACGGCCACGGCTGCGCGATCTGCATCGCGTCCGCGTCGATGATGACGGAAGCCGTGATCGGCCGCGACATCGAGGCCGCGCGCGAGCTCCAGCGGCGGTTCCGCGCGGTGCTCACCGGCCAAGCCGGGCACGACGAAGCGTACCTCGGCAAACTCGCGAGCCTCGCCGCGGTGCAGCGTTATCCGAGCCGGATCAAATGCGCGCTGCTCGGCTGGCATGCGCTCGCGCACGCGCTCGACACGCGCGTGGCCGCCCCTTCCGACGCGGAGCCGAGCGCATCATGA
- the sufB gene encoding Fe-S cluster assembly protein SufB: protein MLNVDQPTPLARALEQSYRHGFVTDIESDSLPPGLDENVVREISRRKREPAFLLKWRLAAFERWLAMAPPDWGQLRIAPIDFQAQSYYSAPKSLKDRPKSLDDVDPKLLETYEKLNVPLHERARLAGVAVDAVFDSVSVGTTFREQLAEAGVIFCSFSHAVEHHPELIERYLGTVVPPADNFYAALNSAVFSDGSFVYVPQGVRCPMELSSYFRINAQNTGQFERTLIIAEPGSHVSYLEGCTAPQRDEHQLHAAVVELIAHDDAHIKYSTVQNWYPGDANGVGGIYNFVTKRGLCAGARSRIAWTQIETGSAITWKYPSVVLRGDESSGEFHSIAVSNHCQQADTGTKMIHLGRNTRSRIVSKGISAGRAQNSYRGLVRVARTAEGARNHTQCDSLLIGPQCGAHTFPYVESARDDAVVEHEATTTRISEDRLFYCQQRGIDPQEATALIVGGFCQAVLEALPMEFALEAKALLAVSLEGAVG from the coding sequence ATGCTCAACGTCGATCAACCCACGCCGCTCGCGAGAGCGCTCGAACAATCGTATCGGCACGGATTCGTGACCGACATCGAATCCGATTCGCTGCCGCCCGGCCTCGACGAAAACGTCGTTCGCGAGATCTCGCGCCGCAAGCGCGAACCGGCATTCCTGCTGAAATGGCGGCTCGCCGCATTCGAGCGCTGGCTTGCGATGGCGCCGCCCGATTGGGGCCAGCTGCGCATCGCGCCGATCGATTTCCAGGCGCAGTCATACTACTCGGCGCCGAAATCGCTGAAAGACCGCCCGAAGAGCCTCGACGACGTCGATCCGAAGCTGCTCGAAACCTACGAGAAGCTGAACGTGCCGTTGCACGAGCGCGCCAGGCTCGCGGGCGTCGCAGTCGACGCGGTGTTCGATTCGGTATCCGTCGGCACGACCTTTCGCGAGCAGCTCGCCGAGGCGGGCGTGATCTTCTGTTCGTTCTCGCACGCGGTCGAGCATCATCCGGAGCTGATCGAGCGCTATCTCGGCACCGTCGTGCCGCCCGCCGACAACTTCTACGCGGCGCTGAACTCGGCGGTGTTCTCCGACGGCTCGTTCGTCTACGTGCCGCAAGGCGTGCGCTGCCCGATGGAGCTGTCGTCGTACTTCCGGATCAACGCGCAGAACACCGGCCAGTTCGAACGCACGCTGATCATCGCCGAGCCCGGCAGTCACGTCAGCTACCTCGAAGGTTGCACCGCGCCGCAGCGCGACGAGCATCAACTGCACGCGGCCGTCGTCGAGCTCATCGCGCATGACGACGCGCACATCAAGTACTCGACCGTGCAGAACTGGTATCCGGGCGATGCGAACGGCGTCGGGGGCATCTACAACTTCGTGACGAAGCGCGGCCTGTGCGCGGGCGCTCGCTCGCGAATCGCATGGACGCAGATCGAGACGGGCTCCGCGATCACTTGGAAGTACCCGAGCGTCGTGCTGCGCGGCGACGAATCGAGCGGCGAGTTCCATTCGATCGCCGTATCGAACCATTGTCAGCAGGCCGACACCGGCACGAAGATGATTCACCTCGGCCGCAACACGCGCAGCCGGATCGTCTCGAAAGGCATCAGCGCGGGCCGCGCGCAGAACAGCTACCGGGGGCTCGTGCGCGTCGCGCGCACGGCCGAGGGCGCGCGCAACCATACGCAGTGCGATTCGCTGCTGATCGGCCCGCAATGCGGCGCGCACACGTTCCCGTATGTCGAGAGCGCGCGCGACGACGCAGTCGTCGAGCACGAGGCGACGACGACGCGCATCTCCGAAGACCGCCTCTTCTATTGCCAGCAGCGCGGCATCGATCCGCAGGAAGCGACGGCGCTCATCGTCGGCGGCTTCTGCCAGGCCGTGCTCGAAGCGCTGCCGATGGAATTCGCGCTCGAGGCCAAAGCGCTGCTCGCGGTGTCGCTCGAAGGCGCCGTCGGCTGA
- a CDS encoding aminotransferase class V-fold PLP-dependent enzyme: protein MGDMLRSTTMASAFPALAQRVNGAPLAYLDNAATTHVPQPVLAAIRGFDEHDRANIHRGVHTLSQRATDAYERSRDTLARFVGASDDHLLVFTSGTTDSLNLVAHGLSLAGHTRSVLREGDEIVVSALEHHANLVPWQMAARRCGATLRILHPDSHGRLHVQDLERLLTPRTRVFAVTACSNATGERPPYEALLAAARAAGALTVLDAAQAVGHEVPDLSKLACDFMAFSGHKMYGPMGTGALVGRRDALERLVPLRFGGDMVSWVGETDATFAALPARLEGGTPNVAGAVGIAAAADYIDAIGRTLIDAHVRALRDHAAAGLAALDGVTVLAPQSPSAIVSFVADDAHPHDIGTLLDERGIAVRTGFHCAQPLLDRLGCGPTTRASFALYNTHDEVERLVAGVAQALKVLR from the coding sequence ATGGGTGACATGCTGCGTTCGACCACGATGGCGAGCGCCTTCCCGGCGCTCGCGCAGCGCGTGAACGGCGCGCCGCTCGCGTATCTCGACAACGCGGCGACGACGCACGTGCCGCAGCCCGTTCTCGCCGCGATCCGCGGCTTCGACGAGCACGATCGCGCCAACATCCACCGCGGCGTCCACACGCTCAGCCAACGCGCCACCGATGCCTACGAGCGCTCGCGCGACACGCTCGCGCGCTTCGTCGGTGCAAGCGACGATCACCTGCTCGTCTTCACGTCGGGCACGACCGATTCGCTGAATCTCGTCGCGCACGGGCTGTCGCTCGCGGGCCACACGCGATCCGTGCTGCGGGAAGGCGACGAGATCGTCGTCAGCGCACTCGAGCATCACGCGAACCTCGTCCCGTGGCAGATGGCCGCGCGTCGTTGCGGCGCGACACTGCGAATCCTGCATCCCGATTCGCACGGCCGCCTGCATGTGCAGGATCTCGAACGATTGCTGACGCCGCGCACGCGCGTGTTCGCGGTCACGGCGTGCTCGAACGCGACGGGCGAGCGGCCGCCCTACGAGGCGCTGCTCGCCGCCGCACGGGCGGCCGGCGCGCTGACGGTGCTCGACGCCGCTCAGGCGGTAGGCCATGAAGTGCCGGACCTGTCAAAGCTCGCGTGCGATTTCATGGCGTTCTCCGGCCACAAGATGTACGGGCCGATGGGAACGGGCGCGCTCGTCGGCCGCCGGGACGCGCTCGAGCGGCTCGTCCCGCTGCGCTTCGGCGGCGACATGGTGAGCTGGGTCGGCGAGACGGACGCGACGTTCGCCGCGCTGCCCGCGCGGCTCGAAGGCGGCACGCCGAACGTCGCCGGCGCGGTCGGAATCGCGGCCGCCGCCGACTATATCGACGCGATCGGCCGCACCCTGATCGATGCCCACGTGCGCGCGCTGCGCGATCACGCCGCAGCGGGTCTCGCGGCGCTCGACGGCGTGACCGTGCTCGCGCCGCAGTCGCCTTCGGCGATCGTGTCCTTCGTCGCCGACGACGCGCATCCGCACGATATCGGCACATTACTCGACGAGCGCGGCATCGCCGTGCGCACGGGTTTCCACTGCGCGCAGCCGCTTCTCGACAGGCTCGGCTGCGGGCCGACGACGCGCGCGTCGTTCGCGCTCTACAACACGCACGACGAGGTCGAGCGCCTCGTCGCGGGCGTCGCGCAAGCATTGAAGGTACTGAGATGA
- a CDS encoding RrF2 family transcriptional regulator gives MRLSEYTDYTLRVLMYCASNPDRLITIAELAERHDVSKNHLTKIVNSLARQGTLETTRGRGGGVRLALPPERIGIGDVIRSSETDFRLVECFDRNTNTCMLAAKCRLERLLDSALRAYFKELDGATLADLVGPPPKNGLSAAERTHEFAVAMPSKSIARAR, from the coding sequence ATGCGACTCTCTGAATATACGGACTACACGCTGCGCGTGCTGATGTACTGCGCGTCGAATCCGGACCGGCTCATCACGATCGCGGAGCTCGCCGAGCGCCACGACGTGTCGAAGAATCATCTGACGAAGATCGTCAACAGCCTCGCGCGCCAGGGCACGCTGGAGACGACGCGCGGTCGCGGTGGCGGCGTGCGTCTCGCGCTGCCGCCCGAGCGCATCGGCATCGGCGACGTGATTCGCTCGTCCGAAACGGATTTCCGTCTCGTCGAGTGCTTCGACCGGAACACGAACACGTGCATGCTCGCCGCGAAGTGCCGGCTCGAGCGGCTGCTCGACAGCGCACTGCGTGCGTACTTCAAGGAGCTCGACGGCGCGACGCTCGCGGATCTCGTCGGCCCGCCGCCGAAGAACGGATTGAGCGCGGCCGAAAGGACGCACGAATTCGCGGTCGCGATGCCGTCGAAGTCGATCGCGCGCGCGCGATGA
- a CDS encoding bacteriohemerythrin: MQDISNELKPELKLDDPFVDAVHTEFVQLLDAAARADDAHFLQAYDAWIDHCRQHFEREERWMASTKFGPQYCHAADHNEVLKVAAAVREKVAGDAQFELGRRLLAEASEWFDHHVRTMDSMMVSHLKMLNFAIADVQAEV; this comes from the coding sequence ATGCAAGACATTTCAAACGAGCTGAAACCCGAGCTGAAGCTCGACGATCCGTTCGTCGATGCCGTTCACACGGAATTCGTCCAACTGCTCGACGCGGCCGCGCGCGCGGACGACGCGCATTTCCTGCAGGCGTACGACGCCTGGATCGATCATTGCCGGCAGCACTTCGAGCGGGAAGAGCGCTGGATGGCGAGCACGAAGTTCGGCCCGCAGTATTGCCATGCGGCCGATCACAACGAGGTGCTGAAAGTGGCGGCGGCCGTGCGCGAGAAGGTCGCGGGCGACGCCCAATTCGAATTGGGCCGCCGCTTGCTGGCGGAGGCGTCGGAATGGTTCGATCATCACGTCCGGACGATGGACTCGATGATGGTCTCCCATCTGAAGATGCTCAACTTCGCAATCGCCGACGTGCAGGCCGAGGTGTGA
- the cyoA gene encoding ubiquinol oxidase subunit II: MVRRITSRASAILRLGLVAGLSGCSELHVLDPKGAIGAAEKSLIATSTWAMLIVVVPVIFLTLLFAWRYRASNRNATYAPKWAHSTAIEIVIWTVPSLIILFLGILTWKTTHALDPYRPIESSVKPIDVEVVALDWKWLFVYPELGIASVNQLAVPVGTPINFRITSDSVMNSFFIPQLGTQVYAMAGMQTRLHLIADEPGDFAGISANYSGRGFSDMKFRTLATSRDAFDAWVAKVRASADRLDMTAYSQLAQPSEKQPVRYYSTVDSRLFHNIIAKYNNGHVLDLTDAACRTKR, translated from the coding sequence ATGGTCCGAAGAATAACGAGTAGAGCGTCCGCGATCCTGCGATTAGGGCTCGTCGCGGGACTTTCCGGATGCAGCGAGCTGCACGTGCTCGATCCGAAAGGCGCGATCGGCGCCGCGGAGAAGTCGCTGATCGCGACGTCGACGTGGGCGATGCTGATCGTCGTCGTGCCGGTGATTTTCCTCACGCTGCTGTTCGCGTGGCGCTACCGCGCATCGAACCGCAATGCGACCTATGCGCCGAAGTGGGCGCACTCCACCGCGATCGAGATCGTGATCTGGACGGTGCCGTCGCTGATCATTCTGTTCCTCGGCATCCTCACGTGGAAGACGACCCACGCGCTGGATCCGTACCGGCCGATCGAATCGTCGGTGAAGCCGATCGACGTCGAGGTCGTCGCGCTCGACTGGAAGTGGCTGTTCGTCTATCCCGAGCTCGGCATTGCTTCGGTCAACCAACTGGCGGTGCCCGTCGGCACGCCGATCAATTTCCGGATCACGTCCGATTCGGTGATGAACTCGTTCTTCATTCCGCAGCTCGGCACGCAGGTCTACGCGATGGCCGGCATGCAGACGCGGCTGCACCTGATCGCGGACGAGCCGGGCGACTTCGCCGGCATCTCGGCGAACTACAGCGGCCGCGGCTTCTCGGACATGAAGTTCCGCACGCTCGCGACGTCGCGCGACGCCTTCGACGCGTGGGTCGCGAAAGTGCGCGCGTCGGCCGACCGGCTCGACATGACCGCGTACAGCCAGCTCGCGCAGCCGAGCGAGAAGCAGCCGGTGCGCTACTACTCGACGGTCGACTCGCGGCTCTTTCACAACATCATCGCGAAGTACAACAACGGTCACGTCCTCGATCTGACGGACGCCGCCTGTCGGACGAAGAGGTAA
- a CDS encoding DUF2249 domain-containing protein, with amino-acid sequence MNEQYASVIDVRRIPHHKRHALIFGTFDALPDGEALQLINDHDPKPLYDQFEQRAADSFEWTYLEAGPSQWRVQIAKRDGALGPDAGDSCCSGGGCGG; translated from the coding sequence ATGAACGAGCAGTACGCATCCGTCATCGACGTTCGTAGGATTCCTCATCACAAGCGCCATGCGCTGATCTTCGGCACCTTCGATGCGTTGCCCGACGGGGAAGCATTGCAACTGATCAACGATCACGACCCGAAGCCGCTCTATGACCAGTTCGAGCAGCGCGCAGCCGATTCGTTCGAATGGACGTATCTGGAGGCGGGGCCGTCGCAGTGGCGCGTGCAGATCGCGAAGCGCGACGGCGCGCTCGGACCGGACGCGGGCGACAGCTGCTGCTCGGGCGGCGGCTGCGGCGGTTAA
- the sufC gene encoding Fe-S cluster assembly ATPase SufC, which translates to MNRSEPLLQVFDLSVDVAKRRVLQSVSLTVPAGALVVLMGANGSGKSTLGMTLAGHPAYRVTHGHARFGGRDLLAMSVQERARAGLFLSFQAPPDIPGVKNSLFIRTALNAVREARGDTALDAVDFLGDARASAARVGLPDAMLNRSMNEGFSGGERKRNELLQLALLRPRLAMLDEIDSGMDVDGVRAAVDLIGRLREQGTAFVIVSHYLQMIESLAPDTVLLLDRGRIAESGDLALARDIAAKGFVRTDALAEA; encoded by the coding sequence ATGAATCGATCCGAACCCTTGCTGCAGGTATTCGACCTGAGCGTCGACGTCGCGAAGCGCCGCGTGCTGCAGTCGGTATCGCTCACCGTGCCGGCAGGCGCGCTCGTCGTGCTGATGGGCGCGAACGGCAGCGGCAAGAGCACGCTCGGCATGACGCTCGCGGGACATCCCGCCTATCGCGTGACGCACGGCCATGCGCGATTCGGCGGGCGGGACCTGCTCGCGATGAGCGTGCAGGAGCGCGCGCGCGCCGGCCTGTTCCTGTCGTTCCAGGCGCCGCCCGACATCCCCGGCGTGAAGAACAGTCTCTTCATCCGCACCGCGCTCAATGCGGTGCGCGAGGCGCGCGGCGACACCGCGCTCGACGCGGTCGACTTTCTCGGCGACGCGCGCGCGTCCGCCGCGCGCGTCGGGCTGCCGGACGCGATGCTCAACCGTTCGATGAACGAAGGTTTCTCGGGTGGCGAGCGCAAGCGCAACGAGCTGTTGCAGCTCGCGCTGCTGCGCCCGCGGCTCGCGATGCTCGACGAAATCGACTCGGGGATGGACGTCGACGGCGTGCGCGCGGCGGTCGATCTGATCGGCCGGCTGCGCGAGCAAGGCACCGCGTTCGTGATCGTGTCGCATTACCTGCAGATGATCGAATCGCTCGCGCCCGATACGGTGTTGCTGCTCGACCGCGGACGCATCGCCGAATCCGGCGATCTCGCCCTCGCCCGCGACATCGCGGCGAAGGGCTTCGTTCGCACGGACGCGCTCGCGGAGGCTTGA
- the sufT gene encoding putative Fe-S cluster assembly protein SufT produces the protein MRHSRETVVLQRQVSVECVPSGAPLDLPAGTVADITQALGTNFTLVVGGQMVRLHGDDADAIGKPPPEPVDVPDGPVSPDDAQAFVRQTLKTCYDPEIPVDIVELGLIYGCAIEPAEHDRLKVTITMTLTAPGCGMGEALADEVADKVLALPFVGEVNVDMVFDPPWDRSRMSETAMLTLGL, from the coding sequence ATGAGACATTCGAGAGAAACGGTCGTCCTGCAGCGGCAGGTGTCGGTCGAATGCGTGCCGTCCGGCGCGCCGCTCGATTTGCCCGCGGGCACCGTCGCCGACATCACGCAGGCGCTCGGCACGAACTTCACGCTCGTCGTCGGCGGCCAGATGGTGCGACTGCACGGCGACGACGCCGATGCGATCGGCAAGCCGCCGCCCGAACCGGTCGACGTGCCGGACGGCCCGGTATCGCCCGACGATGCGCAGGCGTTCGTGCGGCAAACGCTGAAGACCTGCTACGACCCGGAGATCCCGGTCGACATCGTCGAACTCGGGCTGATCTATGGTTGTGCGATCGAGCCAGCCGAACACGACCGCCTGAAAGTAACGATCACGATGACGCTGACCGCACCCGGCTGCGGAATGGGAGAAGCGCTCGCCGACGAGGTGGCCGACAAGGTGCTCGCGCTGCCGTTCGTCGGCGAAGTCAATGTCGACATGGTGTTCGATCCGCCGTGGGATCGGTCGAGAATGTCGGAGACGGCGATGCTGACGCTCGGCCTTTGA
- a CDS encoding SufD family Fe-S cluster assembly protein: MTTTDTERIAARAQLAERGWISRHNESFRHLPPPAADAWLGGETGQACADRMPSAAARAGWLLAPVGSGSLEHIDACWLSAADCAERAALFADLPTSSEDDAAPFFWAHRALCEAGLRLRIGSGPAHRAPVMLQLRLQSNASVEAPLVVIDVMPGAHCMLVESHEHDAGGRGGPITQNLHAYVRLGAGATLDHLRVATPGARDRIAHHVHVRIEHDAQYRQSLLASGSEYHLQRTVLDLRGERALGRASGALFASAHARLEQQVRAMHASPNTQSAIDALALAGGHAQIVANAFSSIAAGASGADLRQRLSGIPTGGEPRVVLRPHLEIHHDDVQAAHGATWGALPEDALFYACQRGLDRRDALAMIVAGMAHAALARGIDTPGRLETLGGDALLAREVARHLAEQAEAHHG, translated from the coding sequence ATGACGACGACAGACACCGAACGGATCGCCGCGCGAGCGCAGCTCGCTGAACGCGGCTGGATCTCGCGGCACAACGAATCGTTCCGCCATCTGCCCCCGCCCGCGGCCGACGCGTGGCTCGGCGGCGAAACCGGCCAAGCATGCGCGGACCGCATGCCGAGCGCCGCCGCGCGCGCCGGCTGGCTGCTCGCGCCTGTCGGCTCCGGCTCGCTCGAACACATCGACGCATGCTGGCTCAGCGCCGCGGATTGCGCCGAGCGCGCCGCGTTGTTCGCGGACTTGCCGACGTCGTCCGAAGACGACGCCGCCCCGTTTTTCTGGGCGCATCGCGCGCTGTGCGAAGCGGGCTTGCGGCTGCGCATCGGCAGCGGCCCCGCGCATCGCGCGCCCGTGATGCTGCAATTGCGGCTGCAATCGAACGCGAGCGTCGAAGCGCCGCTCGTCGTGATCGACGTGATGCCCGGCGCGCATTGCATGCTCGTCGAATCGCACGAGCACGACGCCGGCGGCCGCGGCGGCCCGATCACGCAGAACCTGCACGCGTACGTGCGGCTTGGCGCCGGCGCGACACTCGACCATCTGCGCGTCGCGACGCCCGGCGCGCGCGATCGGATCGCCCATCACGTGCACGTGCGGATCGAGCACGATGCGCAATACCGGCAATCGCTGCTCGCGTCGGGCAGCGAGTACCACTTGCAACGCACGGTGCTCGATCTGCGCGGCGAACGCGCACTGGGTCGCGCATCCGGCGCGCTGTTCGCGTCCGCTCACGCGAGGCTCGAGCAGCAGGTGCGCGCGATGCATGCGTCGCCGAATACGCAAAGCGCGATCGATGCGCTCGCCCTCGCGGGCGGCCACGCGCAGATCGTCGCGAACGCGTTCTCGTCGATCGCCGCGGGCGCGTCGGGGGCCGATCTCCGGCAGCGCCTGAGCGGCATTCCGACAGGCGGCGAGCCGCGCGTCGTATTGCGTCCGCACCTCGAGATCCACCACGACGACGTTCAGGCGGCGCACGGCGCGACTTGGGGGGCGTTGCCCGAAGACGCGCTCTTCTATGCATGCCAGCGCGGCCTCGATCGCCGAGACGCACTGGCGATGATCGTCGCGGGCATGGCGCACGCCGCGCTCGCGCGCGGCATCGACACGCCGGGCAGACTGGAGACGCTCGGCGGCGACGCGCTGCTCGCACGCGAAGTCGCCCGGCATCTCGCCGAACAAGCGGAGGCGCATCATGGGTGA